A single region of the Palaemon carinicauda isolate YSFRI2023 chromosome 17, ASM3689809v2, whole genome shotgun sequence genome encodes:
- the LOC137656440 gene encoding uncharacterized protein, translated as MHVIPEDYWHELQIDCLNLVHCYRQRRQVFHQPYQQPIMVTWPGPQQQQPWQPPQQQQFWHPPQSATSQAPPEQQQQHRPTSHPSRMPPQSPQYSGQSSWPRTTEWQPGMPPPPSATLVQAPSPTPSLSSLSATFKTPQTPLSFRVLTPGSVESTLEEGVSPSPLYTSKELNTPQVQEASPRSG; from the exons ATGCATGTCATCccagaggactactggcatgaactccagatagactgcctcaaccttgtacactgctacaggcagcggcgtcaggtCTTCCATCAGCCATATCAACAGCCAATCATGGtgacctggccaggcccacagcagcagcaaccctggcagccccctcagcagcagcagttctggcatccacctcaatCAGCAACATCGCAGGcaccgccagagcagcagcagcagcatcgtccaacCAGTCATCCATCCcggatgccgccccagtcaccacagtattcaggacagtcttcctggccccgtaccacggagtggcaaccagggatgccacctccaccgtcagccacccttgtccag gctccttcaccaacaccttcattgtcgtcgctgtcagccacattcaagacacctcAGACACCACTCAGCTTCCGGGTCCTGACCCCGGGGTCCGTCGAGAGCACCCTAGAGGAGGGCgtgtcaccctcacccctctacacctccaaggaacttaACACACCACAAGTCCAGGAGGCATCCCCACGCAGCGGTTAA